From one Lolium rigidum isolate FL_2022 chromosome 4, APGP_CSIRO_Lrig_0.1, whole genome shotgun sequence genomic stretch:
- the LOC124706356 gene encoding enolase: MAATIQSVKARQIFDSRGNPTVEVDVCCSDGTFARAAVPSGASTGVYEALELRDGGKDYLGKGVQKAVDNVNSIIGPALIGKDPTEQTLLDNFMVHELDGTKNEWGWCKQKLGANAILAVSLAVCKAGASVKKIPLYQHIANLAGNKHLVLPVPAFNVINGGSHAGNKLAMQEFMILPTGASSFKEAMKMGVEVYHNLKSVIKKKYGQDATNVGDEGGFAPNIQENKEGLELLKVAIEKAGYTGKVVIGMDVAASEFYGEKDKTYDLNFKEDNNDGSQKISGDSLKNVYKSFVDEYPIVSIEDPFDQDDWVHYAKMTAEIGEQVQIVGDDLLVTNPTRVAKAIEEKSCNALLLKVNQIGSVTESIEAVRMSKRAGWGVMTSHRSGETEDTFIADLAVGLSTGQIKTGAPCRSERLAKYNQLLRIEEELGAAAVYAGLNFRTPVEPY; encoded by the exons atggcggcgaccatCCAGAGCGTCAAGGCTCGCCAGATCTTCGACAGCCGTGGCAACCCCACCGTCGAG GTTGATGTGTGCTGCTCTGATGGAACATTTGCGAGGGCTGCTGTGCCCAGCGGTGCATCAACTG GTGTCTACGAAGCTTTGGAGTTGAGGGATGGAGGCAAAGATTACTTGGGCAAGGGTGTGCAAAAG GCTGTGGACAATGTGAACTCCATTATTGGACCAGCATTGATTGGCAAG GATCCCACAGAACAGACTCTGCTTGACAACTTCATGGTTCATGAACTTGACGGAACCAAGAATGAGTGGGGCTGGTGCAAGCAAAAG CTTGGTGCTAATGCTATCCTGGCTGTGTCACTTGCTGTATGCAAAGCAGGAGCTTCTGTCAAGAAGATTCCACTGTACCAG CACATCGCCAACCTTGCTGGTAACAAGCATCTGGTTCTGCCTGTGCCTGCATTCAATGTCATCAACGGTGGATCGCATGCTGGAAACAAGCTTGCTATGCAG GAATTCATGATCCTTCCTACTGGAGCTTCATCCTTCAAGGAGGCCATGAAGATGGGTGTTGAAGTGTATCACAACTTGAAG TCCGTTATCAAGAAGAAGTATGGTCAAGATGCTACTAATGTTGGTGATGAAGGTGGTTTTGCTCCTAACATTCAG GAGAACAAGGAGGGTCTTGAGCTCTTGAAGGTGGCTATTGAAAAGGCTGGGTATACTGGCAAG GTTGTCATTGGAATGGATGTTGCTGCTTCAGAGTTCTACGGTGAAAAGGACAAAACCTATGATctgaacttcaaggaagat AACAATGATGGCTCCCAGAAGATATCTGGAGATAGCCTGAAGAATGTGTACAAGTCATTTGTTGATGAATACCCAATTGTCTCCATTGAGGACCCATTTGATCAGGATGACTGGGTTCACTATGCTAAGATGACTGCGGAAATTGGAGAGCAAGTGCAGATTGTCGGAGATGACCTCCTTGTCACAAACCCAACT AGGGTTGCAAAGGCGATTGAAGAGAAGTCATGCAATGCTCTTCTCCTCAAG GTTAACCAAATTGGATCTGTGACCGAGAGCATTGAGGCTGTGAGAATGTCAAAACGTGCTGGCTGGGGTGTGATGACCAGTCACCGGAG TGGTGAAACTGAGGATACATTCATTGCTGATTTGGCGGTTGGGTTATCCACC GGCCAGATCAAGACCGGAGCACCTTGCAGATCAGAACGTCTTGCCAAGTACAACCAG CTTCTTAGGATCGAGGAGGAGCTTGGTGCCGCTGCTGTGTACGCTGGACTCAACTTCCGTACTCCAGTGGAGCCCTACTAG